TGAGGCGTGGGCATGGCGTTGGGCAAAGGCACTGACATGAACCCGTGAACAACCGGGGATAAAGTATGGAACTGGAGTTTACCGCTAATCGGCCTCGCCCACCTGCCGGCGCGCGCGAAGGCGGAACAGATGACAAGGCGGGCTGCCGGGGAGGCCGCGGCGAATCGCCCGCACGCCCGCACGCCCGCGGGGACCGTAGCCGGATAAAACGCCACCACCAGGGATTTGCCCATGAGTGTCCGATGGGCATGCGCCGCCTATACTGCAATGGCCTGCCCTTTACGACCGCACGTCCCGTGCCGGCGTGCTGCACTGCGATACGGAGCCGCTCCATGACTAGCGTTGCGCAACTTCTCAAATCGAAACCGAATCAAGGCGTCTTTACGGTGGCAGCGGACGATTCCGTCTACGACGCAATCAAACTGATGGCGGAGAAACAGATCGGCGCGCTGGTCGTGACCGATGGCGACAGCATCGCCGGGATCATCACCGAGCGCGACTATGCTCGCAAGGTCGTGCTGATGGACCGCGCGTCGAAAGCCACGCCTGTGCGCGACATCATGAGCAAGGCGGTGCGTTTCGTGCACCTGACCCAGACCACGGACGACTGCATGGCGCTCATGACCGAGCGGCGCATGCGCCATCTACCGGTGATCGATCAGGACAGACTGGTGGGAATGGTGTCGATCGGCGATCTGGTGAAGAACATCATCGCCGAACAGCAGTTCACCATCCAGCAACTCGAGTTCTACATTACGGGCGAGCATCCCTGAGCCGTTGCCGTACGGCAGCTACGCCCCAGCAGCAAAAAAAGCCCAAACCATCGGGATTGGGCGAAGCTACCTTGCGGCAGCGGAGGTTCCTGAAATTCGTGTCGGCGATATGCCGCGCGCATTACGCGCAGCGGCATACGCTTGGCTTTGCGCCTGGTTTTATTGCGTTCCGCTTAGTGACCGAAGAAAACGCGCTGGGCCGGCGCTTCCGGTTGCATCGGCTGCATCGTGCCTGAGGCCGACGAACCGCTCGTCGACGGGCCATAGCCGCTGGTATCGGCAACCGGCTGTTGCGCAACCGGCGGGTTTTCTGCCTGAATGCGCTGCTCGGCGGCCTGGATGTCGGCCGGATAGTACGGGTCGTTGGAGTTCGACGGGTTGTAGCCAGCCTGTTCCAGCTGGATCAACTGGTTCTTCACTTCGGCACGCGTCATGGGTTGCTGGGTGGTATCCGCGGCTTGTGCGAACGCGGCGACCGGAGCGGCGAGGATTGCGGCAATAGCAACAGCTTGAATGAGCGACTTCATGATGGCTTACCTCCAGATCTGGTTTTTTGACTTCGCTTGACACGACATGTGAGAAGCGGGTAGTTCCAGTCTAGTCAGCGCATCCTCAAGGGAAAACCCTTAATTGGGAGATACATATTTGCGAGAATCGCAAGATTGAATGGGGAACCCGGAACAAACTTCGGTCACCTGACAGGTTTGGCGTAGCAATTACCCATTTCGTAATACTTGCAGGGCGACTGTCAAGCAAGTTAGTCCGGCATCGGTCAGTCGTTCCTGCCCGCGCCCCGGCCTGGTGCGACGGCTGCTCAAGCCGGCTGTGCGGAGGGCTGCGTCAAAAGCTTGCGCGGCCCGCTGACAAACGGGCTGCCGGGTTCATAGAAGCGCAACAGCCGGTGCATTTCGCGCGACAAGCCAATGCGTTTGGTGACCGCGACCGGCACGTCCTCCGTTTCGATCCTGCCGACCCAGAGGCCGCGGCCGGTACACAGATCCCGTCCATCGAATGCTTGCCCAATGCCGAGCGCGCTCGTCAGGCGGCCCGGTCCACGGGCGAGATCGCGCAGGCTCACGCCGGGGCGGCGCGCGTGCATCGCGGCAAGACCCTCGAGCGGCTCGAGCGCGCGAAACAGAATGCCGGCGCCGGTCCCCTCTTCCTCGCTCGACATGTTCAACATATACGACACGCCATACGTGAGACGCACATAAGCATGGCCGCGGGCGAGAAACATCGAACCGTTGTATGGCCGCCGCCCCAGAAACGCATGACTGGTCGAATCGCCGAGCGGATAGGCTTCGGTCTCCACGATGCGCCCGCTCATGCGTCCTTCCGGCAGTTCGTGCACAAGGTATTTGCCCACCATATAGCGAGCGAGTTCGATGGTATCGACCGGCAGGTCGTCGCGGCGCAACGGGATAATCGGCAGCAATGGAGATGTCATTTCGGCATGCGACGATAAAGGTTGTCTGTGCAACGAAAAGTCTGTAGCAATACCGCGCAATGACTGGCTCTTTGTTGCAATCGAAAGGCAATCCGTTGTATCAAAGCAGCATTTCCCCGCACGCTTGAGTTCAAAATTCTTTCAAGTGGAGTATTGTTACATTCCGGTCACCCGCACAGCCCTTGCAGGCTTGCATGTGCCTCGGCCCGCTTGATCAGCAGACAGGTTTGCATCACTCGCAGCACAGTTTCACCCAGATTTGATCCCGAAGTACCCTTTGGTGCAATCCTGCGGTTCCATACGGAATCGTGACGAATCATGACAACAGGAGAAACTCGAATGAAAGCATTCCAGGCAATCAAGGTCATCGGTGGCGCGCTCATCGTCGTGGCGTCCCTCAACGCCTATGCACAAAGCAGCGATGCAACGGCCGCCTCCGGTGCGATGTCCGCCGCTCCGACCGCCAAGTCGACCAAGGCCGCTAACCGCGCCCTGCAACGCAGCGTGCGCAAGGCGCTGTCCAAGACGAAGGGCCTGAGCGTGACCAACATCACGGTCCGCGCACGCAGCGGCGCTGTGACACTGGAAGGTTCGGTGCCGGAACAACCGCAAGTCGATCTGGCTACGCAAGCCGCTCAAGGCGTAGCGGGCGTGACCTCGGTGAAGAACGCACTGACGATCCGCGCGATCGGCCAGTAAGCGCATCGGCCGGGCACAACCCCGCATGGCCGGGGGGTGTGCCCGCTTCAACTGAGAGCGTGCCTTCGCCCGCTTCAAGTCCCCTCAGTCTGGTTCAGTTCAGCTCTCGCCGTACCGCACTGCTCAGTGCTCGCAGCGCTAGCCCGCAAAACTGCGCTGCATTTCACGCGCAATCACAATCTGCTGGATCTGCGTCGTCCCTTCGTAAATGCGGAAGAGGCGCACGTCGCGGTAGAAGCGCTCGATCCCATACTCGCTCATATAGCCCGCGCCGCCGAAGATCTGCACGGCACGATCCGCCACGCGTCCGCACATTTCCGTCGCGAACATCTTCGCGCATGAGGCTTCGCTCGTGACCCGCTCGCCCGCGTCGCGGCGGCGTGCCGCATCGACGATCATGCAGCGCGATGCGTAGATCTCCGCCTGGCTATCGGCCAGCATGGCCTGG
Above is a genomic segment from Paraburkholderia phenazinium containing:
- a CDS encoding CBS domain-containing protein, with amino-acid sequence MTSVAQLLKSKPNQGVFTVAADDSVYDAIKLMAEKQIGALVVTDGDSIAGIITERDYARKVVLMDRASKATPVRDIMSKAVRFVHLTQTTDDCMALMTERRMRHLPVIDQDRLVGMVSIGDLVKNIIAEQQFTIQQLEFYITGEHP
- a CDS encoding DUF4148 domain-containing protein; translation: MKSLIQAVAIAAILAAPVAAFAQAADTTQQPMTRAEVKNQLIQLEQAGYNPSNSNDPYYPADIQAAEQRIQAENPPVAQQPVADTSGYGPSTSGSSASGTMQPMQPEAPAQRVFFGH
- a CDS encoding DNA-3-methyladenine glycosylase, which produces MTSPLLPIIPLRRDDLPVDTIELARYMVGKYLVHELPEGRMSGRIVETEAYPLGDSTSHAFLGRRPYNGSMFLARGHAYVRLTYGVSYMLNMSSEEEGTGAGILFRALEPLEGLAAMHARRPGVSLRDLARGPGRLTSALGIGQAFDGRDLCTGRGLWVGRIETEDVPVAVTKRIGLSREMHRLLRFYEPGSPFVSGPRKLLTQPSAQPA
- a CDS encoding BON domain-containing protein — encoded protein: MKAFQAIKVIGGALIVVASLNAYAQSSDATAASGAMSAAPTAKSTKAANRALQRSVRKALSKTKGLSVTNITVRARSGAVTLEGSVPEQPQVDLATQAAQGVAGVTSVKNALTIRAIGQ